From Vitis vinifera cultivar Pinot Noir 40024 chromosome 5, ASM3070453v1, the proteins below share one genomic window:
- the LOC100853751 gene encoding uncharacterized protein LOC100853751, translating into MALRSLDNALPTTPERPKKQAKVAVSIQKQSDFGVNDENKAPLPPTADATIDYISSENLKAMPDPETQITGLTEGLDSKDWAKVCESLNDARRFALYHSALMAPILEKVLLVLVKAMKNPRSALSKTSIMASTDIFNTFGDELLQPTNSDAFDHMLLQLLLKASQDKKFVCEEADKALKAMVGSMTPLPLLQKLQAYVNHANLRIRAKAAISISHCVSKMGLEGMKEFGLVSLVQIAAELLNDRLPEAREAARSTVISIYDAFTENEEQKQESWQNFCQSNLTPLHAQSMVKIISSQ; encoded by the exons ATGGCTCTGAGGTCTCTGGATAATGCTCTCCCGACAACACCGGAAAGGCCCAAAAAGCAAGCGAAAGTTGCAGTTTCAATTCAGAAACAGTCTGATTTTGGTGTGAATGATGAGAACAAAGCTCCATTGCCACCAACTGCAGATGCCACCATTGACTACATCTCTTCTGAGAATCTTAAAGCCATGCCTGACCCAGAAACTCAGATAACT GGTTTGACTGAGGGATTGGATTCCAAGGATTGGGCCAAGGTGTGTGAATCTCTGAACGACGCTAGGCGGTTTGCGCTGTATCATTCCGCTCTGATGGCACCGATCTT AGAAAAAGTGCTGTTGGTGCTGGTGAAGGCCATGAAGAACCCAAGAAGTGCTCTGTCCAAGACCTCTATCATGGCTTCAACTGATATCTTCAATACCTTTGGTGATGAGTTGCTTCAGCCCACCAACTCTGATGCATTTGACCACATG CTGCTGCAGCTATTGTTGAAGGCATCACAAGATAAGAAGTTTGTATGTGAAGAGGCAGACAAGGCACTCAAGGCAATGGTGGGTTCCATGACTCCTCTCCCTCTGCTCCAAAAGCTCCAGGCTTATGTTAACCATGCCAACCTCAGAATCAGGGCCAAAGCTGCCATATCCATCTCCCATTGTGTCTCCAAGATG GGGCTGGAGGGAATGAAAGAGTTTGGGTTGGTTTCACTGGTTCAAATTGCTGCTGAATTGTTGAATGATAGACTGCCTGAGGCGAGGGAGGCAGCTAGGAGCACTGTGATCTCAATTTATGATGCGTTTACGGAGAATGAAGAACAGAAACAGGAATCATGGCAAAACTTTTGTCAATCAAATTTAACCCCTCTTCATGCTCAATCGATGGTTAAAATTATCTCTTCTCAGTAG